Proteins from one Mus pahari chromosome 10, PAHARI_EIJ_v1.1, whole genome shotgun sequence genomic window:
- the Gclc gene encoding glutamate--cysteine ligase catalytic subunit isoform X2: MGLLSQGSPLSWEETQRHADHVRRHGILQFLHIYHAVKDRHKDVLKWGDEVEYMLVSFDHENRKVQLLLNGGDVLETLQEKGERTNPNHPTLWRPEYGSYMIEGTPGQPYGGTMSEFNTVEANMRKRRKEATSVLGEHQALCTITSFPRLGCPGFTLPEHRPNPEEGGASKSLFFPDEAINKHPRFGTLTRNIRHRRGEKVVINVPKTFPEDEEASKASQPDHIYMDAMGFGMGNCCLQVTFQACSISEARYLYDQLATICPIVMALSAASPFYRGYVSDIDCRWGVISASVDDRTREERGLEPLKNNRFRISKSRYDSIDSYLSKCGEKYNDIDLTIDKEIYEQLLEEGIDHLLAQHVAHLFIRDPLTLFEEKIHLDDANESDHFENIQSTNWQTMRFKPPPPNSDIGWRVEFRPMEVQLTDFENSAYVVFVVLLTRVILSYKLDFLIPLSKVDENMKVAQKRDAVLQGMFYFRKDICKGGNAVVDGCSKAQTSSEPAAEEYTLMSIDTIINGKEGVFPGLIPILNSYLESMEVDVDTRCSILNYLKLIKKRASGELMTVARWMREFIANHPDYKQDSVITDEINYSLILKCNQIANELCECPELLGSGFRKAKYSGGKSDPSD, from the exons GTGGAGTACATGTTGGTGTCCTTCgatcatgaaaatagaaaagtcCAGTTGTTGCTGAATGGAGGAGATGTTCTTGAAACTCtgcaggagaagggggagaggacaAACCCCAA CCACCCAACCCTCTGGAGACCGGAGTATGGGAGTTACATGATCGAAGGGACGCCTGGCCAGCCCTACGGAGGAACGATGTCTGAGTTCAACACAGTGGAGGCCAACATGAGGAAACGCCGGAAGGAGGCTACTTCTGTACTAGGCGAACATCAGGCTCTCTGCACCATCACTTCATTTCCCAG ACTAGGCTGCCCTGGATTCACACTGCCAGAGCACAGACCCAACCCAGAGGAAGGAGGCGCATCAAAGTCCCTCTTCTTTCCAGATGAAGCCATAAACAAGCACCCCCGCTTTGG TACTCTAACAAGAAACATCCGGCATAGGAGGGGAGAAAAGGTTGTCATCAATGTGCCAA AAACATTTCCTGAAGATGAGGAGGCATCAAAGGCTTCTCAGCCAGACCATATCTACATGGATGCCATGGGATTCGGGATGGGCAACTGCTGTCTCCAG GTGACATTCCAAGCCTGCAGCATATCTGAGGCAAGATACCTTTATGACCAGCTGGCCACTATCTGCCCAATTGTT atgGCTTTGAGTGCTGCATCTCCATTTTACCGAGGCTACGTGTCAGACATTGATTGTCGCTGGGGAGTGATTTCTGCATCTGTAGATGATAGAACACGGGAAGAGAGAGGCCTGGAG cCTCTGAAGAACAATCGCTTTAGGATCAGTAAATCTCGGTATGACTCAATAGATAGCTACCTGTCTAAGTGTGGGGAGAAGTACAATGACATCGACCTGACCATCGATAAGGAGATCTACGAGCAGCTCCTGGAGGAAG GCATTGATCATCTTCTGGCACAGCACGTTGCTCATCTCTTTATTAGAGACCCACTCACCCTTTTTGAAGAGAAAATACACCTGGATGATGCCAACGAGTCTGACCATTTTGAG AATATTCAGTCCACAAACTGGCAGACGATGAGGTTTAAGCCTCCTCCTCCAAACTCAGATATTGGATGGAGAGTAGAGTTCCGACCAATGGAG GTGCAGTTAACAGACTTTGAGAACTCTGCCTATGTGGTATTTGTGGTACTCCTCACTAGGGTGATCCTCTCGTACAAACTAGACTTTCTCATCCCACTTTCCAAG GTTGACGAGAACATGAAAGTGGCCCAGAAGCGAGATGCTGTCTTGCAGGGGATGTTTTATTTCAGGAAAGACATCTGCAAAG GCGGCAACGCTGTGGTGGATGGGTGCAGCAAGGCCCAGACCAGCTCCGAGCCAGCTGCAGAGGAGTACACCCTGATGAGCATAGACACCATCATCAATGGGAAG GAAGGGGTATTTCCTGGACTCATCCCCATTCTGAACTCCTATCTTGAGAGCATGGAAGTCGATGTGGACACCCGATGCAGTATTCTGAACTACCTAAAGCTAATTAAGAAGAGAGCATCTG gagAACTAATGACTGTTGCCAGGTGGATGAGAGAGTTCATTGCAAACCATCCTGACTACAAGCAAGACAGTGTAATAACTGATGAAATCAACTATAGCCTCATTTTGAAATGCAACCAAATTGCAAATGAATTGTGTGAATGTCCAGAGTTACTTGGATCAGGATTTAGAAAAGCAAAGTATAGTGGAGGTAAAAGTGACCCTTCAGACTAG
- the Gclc gene encoding glutamate--cysteine ligase catalytic subunit isoform X1: MGLLSQGSPLSWEETQRHADHVRRHGILQFLHIYHAVKDRHKDVLKWGDEVEYMLVSFDHENRKVQLLLNGGDVLETLQEKGERTNPNHPTLWRPEYGSYMIEGTPGQPYGGTMSEFNTVEANMRKRRKEATSVLGEHQALCTITSFPRLGCPGFTLPEHRPNPEEGGASKSLFFPDEAINKHPRFGTLTRNIRHRRGEKVVINVPIFKDKNTPSPFVETFPEDEEASKASQPDHIYMDAMGFGMGNCCLQVTFQACSISEARYLYDQLATICPIVMALSAASPFYRGYVSDIDCRWGVISASVDDRTREERGLEPLKNNRFRISKSRYDSIDSYLSKCGEKYNDIDLTIDKEIYEQLLEEGIDHLLAQHVAHLFIRDPLTLFEEKIHLDDANESDHFENIQSTNWQTMRFKPPPPNSDIGWRVEFRPMEVQLTDFENSAYVVFVVLLTRVILSYKLDFLIPLSKVDENMKVAQKRDAVLQGMFYFRKDICKGGNAVVDGCSKAQTSSEPAAEEYTLMSIDTIINGKEGVFPGLIPILNSYLESMEVDVDTRCSILNYLKLIKKRASGELMTVARWMREFIANHPDYKQDSVITDEINYSLILKCNQIANELCECPELLGSGFRKAKYSGGKSDPSD; this comes from the exons GTGGAGTACATGTTGGTGTCCTTCgatcatgaaaatagaaaagtcCAGTTGTTGCTGAATGGAGGAGATGTTCTTGAAACTCtgcaggagaagggggagaggacaAACCCCAA CCACCCAACCCTCTGGAGACCGGAGTATGGGAGTTACATGATCGAAGGGACGCCTGGCCAGCCCTACGGAGGAACGATGTCTGAGTTCAACACAGTGGAGGCCAACATGAGGAAACGCCGGAAGGAGGCTACTTCTGTACTAGGCGAACATCAGGCTCTCTGCACCATCACTTCATTTCCCAG ACTAGGCTGCCCTGGATTCACACTGCCAGAGCACAGACCCAACCCAGAGGAAGGAGGCGCATCAAAGTCCCTCTTCTTTCCAGATGAAGCCATAAACAAGCACCCCCGCTTTGG TACTCTAACAAGAAACATCCGGCATAGGAGGGGAGAAAAGGTTGTCATCAATGTGCCAA TATTCAAGGACAAGAATACACCATCTCCATTTGTAGAAACATTTCCTGAAGATGAGGAGGCATCAAAGGCTTCTCAGCCAGACCATATCTACATGGATGCCATGGGATTCGGGATGGGCAACTGCTGTCTCCAG GTGACATTCCAAGCCTGCAGCATATCTGAGGCAAGATACCTTTATGACCAGCTGGCCACTATCTGCCCAATTGTT atgGCTTTGAGTGCTGCATCTCCATTTTACCGAGGCTACGTGTCAGACATTGATTGTCGCTGGGGAGTGATTTCTGCATCTGTAGATGATAGAACACGGGAAGAGAGAGGCCTGGAG cCTCTGAAGAACAATCGCTTTAGGATCAGTAAATCTCGGTATGACTCAATAGATAGCTACCTGTCTAAGTGTGGGGAGAAGTACAATGACATCGACCTGACCATCGATAAGGAGATCTACGAGCAGCTCCTGGAGGAAG GCATTGATCATCTTCTGGCACAGCACGTTGCTCATCTCTTTATTAGAGACCCACTCACCCTTTTTGAAGAGAAAATACACCTGGATGATGCCAACGAGTCTGACCATTTTGAG AATATTCAGTCCACAAACTGGCAGACGATGAGGTTTAAGCCTCCTCCTCCAAACTCAGATATTGGATGGAGAGTAGAGTTCCGACCAATGGAG GTGCAGTTAACAGACTTTGAGAACTCTGCCTATGTGGTATTTGTGGTACTCCTCACTAGGGTGATCCTCTCGTACAAACTAGACTTTCTCATCCCACTTTCCAAG GTTGACGAGAACATGAAAGTGGCCCAGAAGCGAGATGCTGTCTTGCAGGGGATGTTTTATTTCAGGAAAGACATCTGCAAAG GCGGCAACGCTGTGGTGGATGGGTGCAGCAAGGCCCAGACCAGCTCCGAGCCAGCTGCAGAGGAGTACACCCTGATGAGCATAGACACCATCATCAATGGGAAG GAAGGGGTATTTCCTGGACTCATCCCCATTCTGAACTCCTATCTTGAGAGCATGGAAGTCGATGTGGACACCCGATGCAGTATTCTGAACTACCTAAAGCTAATTAAGAAGAGAGCATCTG gagAACTAATGACTGTTGCCAGGTGGATGAGAGAGTTCATTGCAAACCATCCTGACTACAAGCAAGACAGTGTAATAACTGATGAAATCAACTATAGCCTCATTTTGAAATGCAACCAAATTGCAAATGAATTGTGTGAATGTCCAGAGTTACTTGGATCAGGATTTAGAAAAGCAAAGTATAGTGGAGGTAAAAGTGACCCTTCAGACTAG